TCCGGAATGACGACCGTGACGTGCAGCTCACCGACGGGGCGTTTTTCGACGTTGCGTGCGATGCTTACGGGACTGTGCAGCAGGATGCGGCCGGTCTCGTCCACGGCCTGGAGGATTTTCTCGGCGAGGTAGATGTGGATGCGCGCGACCTTTCCGGGAGCGAGGACGGGATCGGCGGAGGGTACGACGAGCCTCGTGCCGGGCAGCAGATCGTCCCAGTTCACGCCGGGGTTGACCTTCGCGAGCAGCTTGGGATTGGCGCGGAAGCGCTCGGCAATCATTTCCAGCGGCGTGGCGTGGCGCAGGGCGTCGAGTTCGGATTTTCCGAGCCAGGTGTCGGGCACGGCGGCGGTGGCGGCGCTGTCCTCAACGGTGAAGATGTAGTCGGTGAGGGCGGGTTCGGAAAGGAGCAGGGCCGCCTTGGTGGCGCGATCCAGGTCGCCGGATTCGCGCAGGCCTTCGTTTTTTTGCCAGGCCTTGAGGGCGGCGGCGGTCTGTGCGCCGCGCACGCCATCGATCGAGCCGCAGGAAAAACCGCGACGATGCAGTT
This DNA window, taken from Oleiharenicola lentus, encodes the following:
- a CDS encoding L,D-transpeptidase family protein — its product is MPFLLFLLLGAAVIMRGQSATEPPPRPEDTPALPAEEAIEEPGAEPESPPGRPVNDWLEAQVELHRRGFSCGSIDGVRGAQTAAALKAWQKNEGLRESGDLDRATKAALLLSEPALTDYIFTVEDSAATAAVPDTWLGKSELDALRHATPLEMIAERFRANPKLLAKVNPGVNWDDLLPGTRLVVPSADPVLAPGKVARIHIYLAEKILQAVDETGRILLHSPVSIARNVEKRPVGELHVTVVIPDPNYTFDPVVFPEVPEAQELGRKLIIAPGPNNPVGVAWIGLDRTGYGIHGTPDPEKVGRTESHGCFRLANWDARVLVRLAWVGLPVTVDP